In the genome of Mastomys coucha isolate ucsf_1 unplaced genomic scaffold, UCSF_Mcou_1 pScaffold21, whole genome shotgun sequence, the window atggcctctatacTCAGTTGTACTGCTGCACAAACACCTGTCCATCCCTGATAGCACATGTTCCAACCAGGGTCCTGGCACCTTGGCTAATCCTGCTGAAAGCAGACACCAGAACCTGGCTTCCAGTGTTGGAGCCAAGCTCTGGGTTGCCTGATTCTCTGCTCTCTATGGGGTTGGGCAGCACACAGACAGGGCTGATATTTCATATACTTTACTAATGGATGAGTCAGCAAGCTGGTTTCCATTCTGCATGTGTAGAGCACTAGGTTACAGGTGTTTGGAGAGGCACGCTTGTGAATTTTGCTCTAGAGGCACCTATCCTCCTTGCATGCCTGATCTTTCATCAGTTGGTAGTGCAAGCTGCCTGTGCCTGGATATGTAGGGACAGGGCTCTGGTCTCTCTATTGCAAATACAGAGATGGGTCTTTCAGCAGCCACTTTGTGAGCAGCAGATCATGTTTGCTTAGAGCTCTTAATTTGCCTGGCTttgctcctctctcctcttgtTCCAATCTCCTTTGCAGACAAACAGGACCCAGAACCTCAGGCCAAGTACAACCTCCAGGGTAATTGAGACCACCTCTCTAGGTGGTCTAGGAAGATTAAAGTGTGCACTATCATGTCTGGTTCATAGATTTTAGTTTTTACTCCCTCTCAATAGTTAACCAGTGCTGAATGGTGCTGGTTTCTTGTATGCTCACACCCGTACTCCAGGACAAGAGCCACACGCGCAAGCTTTGAGTTGGTTGCTGTTCAGCCTATTCTATAGAGTAAAGCACAGTACCTACATGTCAGCTGAGGCTTTGATATGTCTAGTGTGCTTTATGATAGTCTTGAGAGTGACCCAGAGGGCCTCTAAGTGTCTATAGTTCAGGCAGACTCCCTTCCTGTCCTGGCCTCATTTTTACTCCACAGGCTCCTGGCAGAGCTGGAGGCTGGCTTGTGCCTATCAAGGGGCTGAGAGGCTGCCTCTGTTTAGCAGCATTTGAAGTCTCTTCAGCTCTACCTACCTCATCTTCGTTTCCCAAACCGTTTGTCTCACTTCTCTTACTAACCTCTGCAACTTCAAGGCCTCTTCTGCTGGAAGACAAACCTCCTAGAAGAAGTCACTGGAATTGGGTTGGGAGGGATGACAAGGTTGTTGCTGGTCCTTGCAGCCCCTGCATAGCACACAGAGCTAGAAGATCTGTGTGTGCAGACATCTTGGTGTGCTATGGTCTTCTCGGCTCCCCTCAGGTGAGAAGAGCTGCAGCTATGGTTGGTTGGAAGGTACTCTCCCATGAGCCCAGCTTTTGCACGGGTCCAGGAAAGGGCTCCTGAGAGGGTCCTGGCCTAGGACCTGGGAGCCATGGTGTAGTAGATGGCTGTGTAGCCATAAGCAGAATTCAGGGGCTGGTGGGAGGGCATACCATTCTGTTTATCCAACTCTGACCTGATGAAACAGTAAGCAGGTTCAGGGTTGGACAAGCAGGGTTCCTTCTAGGAGGAAGCTCCTAGAACCTGGGCTGCTCGCTGCAGTACCTTATGCAGTGCCTGCTTGACCTCCTGGTTCCGAAGGCAGTAGATGATGGGGTTAATTAGGGGTGTGAGCACTGTGTAGACAACGGACACAAGCTTGTTGTAGTCGAAGGAGTAGATGGCACGGGGCCGGGCGTAGATGAAGAGAGAGGCTGAATAGAAGATGACCACCACGGCCAGGTGCGAGGCACAGGTGGAGAAGGCTTTCTGCCTGCCACCAGCGGAGGGCATGCGGAGCACGGTGCTGAGGATGGCCGTGTAGGAGAAGACAGTTAACAGCAATGGGCCCAACAAGATGAGCAGCGCCAGGAGGAAGTCCACAAGCTCTGCGACTGACATGTCAGAACAGGCCAGGTTGAGTAGCGGGGACACATCGCAGAAGAAGTGGTTCATGATGTTGGGGCCACAGTAGCCTAGACGAGAAATGAAGAAGACCTTCCCCAGGGAAATGGTGAAGCCAGACAACCAGGAGCCTCCAGCCAGGAGGCTGCAGAGACCAGGGCTCATGATGACTGGGTAGCGAAGGGGGTTGCAGACCGCCACATAACGGTCGTAGGCCATGACACCCAAGAGCGAGCACTCAGTgcaggccagggccaggaagaagtaGAGTTGGGCCATGCAGCCTGTGAAGGAGATGTGCTGGAACTTGGGCGAGACCAGGCTGAGCAGCATCTTGGGCACGGTGACAGAGATGTACCATATCTCCAGGAAGGACAGGTTGCTGAGAAAGAGGTACATAGGCTTGTGCAGCGAGGGGCTGGCGCGAATGACTGTGATGATGACTAAGTTCTCTGTGACAGTCAGCATGTAGGCCAGCAGAAACAGTCCTAGAAGGCTTAGGTGGAGCCCTAGGGAGCCCGAAAACCCTACAAGGATAAACTCAGTCACTTCTGAGCTGTTCCTCCTGGCAAACATGGTGATCAAGACTTCGCCTGAGGGAGCAAAGGGAGAGAAGAGTTAGGTATGGGAGAGGCCAccagtgccccctccccccaatgaAGTTCTCTTGGGTTCAGAAGAGACCTCATCCTCATATGACACAGCTCCCTATCCCCACCGCCTACAGCTTGGCTCACTTTGGTGTGGCACCCAAGCTTATTTCTTAGGGCTCGAAATCTAGCTCAGTACATATCAGACAAGTGCTGTCTACCCTGAAGTACTTACTCATCTTGGTATTGTGAAGCTATCTCCGAAGCCTGGCTGTGTAGCAAATAACATTTGGGATGGTAGCCCGGGACAATCTCCAGCTCCAGGTTGGCTTTTCAAGGCTCAGGCCACATCCATGAGTTGGGGACAGGCCATGAGTGGTGTCACTGTAGGCTCAGGGATGTGTGAACAGGGCCATCAGTATCAGAAAGGGTTCAGGCTGTCTTAGAGCAAGCAGCCAGGCTTAAGGGAAGGTAAAAAGGTAGGAATCCTGAGGTCATGAGAGGGGACATGTGGTCAGTGGGCCAGTCTGGCCAGAGTGATGGTGGCTTAGCAAATTGGTCCCATGGGATTCAGTTCCACCTTTCAGCATGGCTGGCACCCAGAGACCTTGCAGAGGGTGGAATTGCTAGAAAGACAGTCAAACTGAAGGTAGAAGTCAGATTGTTCTTCTACTTTGCAGAGGAGCTGGGATCTCCTCCTTTGTTGGCTCAGGTGCTTCCCAGAGTAGGCCTTCTGAAACACAGTTTAGTGAGGGCCTTTGcacttatttaaaagtaaatgtatttggaacaggggaggtggctcagtgagtgaagtgCTTGTTGCATAAGCCTGAAAATTGGAGTTTGGACCCCTGGGGTTCAGGTAAAGCTGGACACAGTAGCATGTACCTACAATTCCAGCATTCTTGTGgagaaatgggaggcagagataggagaatccctggaagctcacgGATCAGCTAGTCTGTAGTgaacaggaaaccctgtctcaaacaaggtgaaaggAGACTGACATCTGAGCCTGTCCTCTGATGTTAACATACATGGC includes:
- the LOC116100954 gene encoding olfactory receptor 226-like → MFARRNSSEVTEFILVGFSGSLGLHLSLLGLFLLAYMLTVTENLVIITVIRASPSLHKPMYLFLSNLSFLEIWYISVTVPKMLLSLVSPKFQHISFTGCMAQLYFFLALACTECSLLGVMAYDRYVAVCNPLRYPVIMSPGLCSLLAGGSWLSGFTISLGKVFFISRLGYCGPNIMNHFFCDVSPLLNLACSDMSVAELVDFLLALLILLGPLLLTVFSYTAILSTVLRMPSAGGRQKAFSTCASHLAVVVIFYSASLFIYARPRAIYSFDYNKLVSVVYTVLTPLINPIIYCLRNQEVKQALHKVLQRAAQVLGASS